In the Paenibacillus pabuli genome, one interval contains:
- a CDS encoding serine hydrolase domain-containing protein: protein MQKNRPKDRSFHTVNKVIACVLSLVFVLIACAVPVYAEEQVQTTPSRIPLIELEETIDSYVESYEKYTAAVSVVAVKDGEFIVNKAYGFADIENQRKADTSTVFEWASISKLLVYTSLMQLVEQGKLDLDTDIREYLPDGFFKKLKYDEPITLLNLMHHNAGWEDQTATEVYYYDENEDYDLGETLRKNEPKQIYKPNSVVGYSNYGVGLGGYIVELVSGQPYYEYVNQHIFEPLHMNDTTVHPTGQDRPDLVQRRNEVEGYTKNLELIPDNRVYVTFYPTGAAMGIAEDLGKFLAALMPVDDSHVLFAKRDTLDEMLSTSLYYDETSIPRFAHGFAEMEYSVPTLLHEGNLKGFSSKVVFDPESKFGMVVMTNIAFEEVYYYGLISKIFGNSTYVNSVTSEGGGYFQSARRPASRFTDLFRLLDISRFSKAELSSLYNVVEHNGVVEKISYTPYMDYLPVSSLKVNMITISLIPVALAFIFSLVTLISYLIRMLLYTLKKRGNPPAHFDKYYLAINFAGGLLLLNLFIIFTRLPSYPAYSSIRINLGFNLLYVVLAVAYLGLLIYKLQKSSYGKKQKMMYFMSGISATILAVFIMGWNLYV from the coding sequence ATGCAGAAAAATCGCCCAAAAGATCGTAGTTTTCACACGGTAAACAAAGTAATTGCTTGTGTTCTGTCACTCGTATTTGTCCTTATCGCATGTGCGGTACCTGTCTACGCTGAAGAACAGGTTCAGACTACACCATCCAGGATTCCTTTAATAGAGTTAGAGGAAACCATTGATTCTTATGTTGAGTCGTATGAGAAGTATACGGCTGCCGTTTCCGTTGTGGCTGTCAAAGATGGCGAATTCATAGTAAATAAGGCATATGGCTTTGCGGATATTGAGAATCAGCGAAAGGCAGATACCTCCACTGTTTTTGAATGGGCTTCCATCTCTAAACTGTTGGTTTATACGAGTCTGATGCAGCTTGTCGAACAAGGGAAGCTTGATCTGGATACGGATATCAGAGAATATCTGCCAGATGGATTTTTCAAAAAGCTCAAATACGATGAACCGATTACCCTATTGAACCTGATGCATCACAATGCGGGTTGGGAAGATCAAACAGCGACCGAAGTGTACTATTACGACGAGAATGAAGATTATGATTTAGGAGAAACGCTGCGTAAAAACGAGCCGAAACAGATATACAAACCGAATAGCGTCGTCGGTTATTCGAACTATGGCGTTGGTCTAGGCGGTTACATCGTGGAATTGGTAAGTGGCCAACCTTATTATGAATATGTTAATCAACATATTTTTGAACCGCTTCATATGAACGACACTACGGTTCATCCAACCGGGCAGGATCGTCCAGATCTTGTGCAAAGAAGGAATGAGGTCGAAGGGTATACGAAAAATTTGGAACTGATCCCTGATAACAGAGTATACGTAACGTTCTATCCTACAGGGGCAGCCATGGGGATAGCCGAAGATTTAGGGAAATTTCTTGCAGCCCTGATGCCTGTTGATGATAGCCATGTATTATTTGCCAAGAGGGATACACTAGACGAAATGTTGTCAACCAGTCTGTATTATGACGAGACTTCGATTCCTCGATTTGCGCATGGGTTCGCTGAGATGGAATATTCGGTACCTACACTGCTTCATGAGGGGAATTTAAAAGGGTTTTCAAGCAAAGTTGTCTTTGATCCAGAATCCAAATTTGGAATGGTGGTCATGACAAACATTGCGTTTGAGGAAGTCTATTATTATGGACTTATTAGCAAGATTTTCGGTAACAGCACATACGTTAATTCGGTTACTTCTGAGGGGGGAGGATATTTCCAATCCGCAAGGCGGCCCGCCTCTAGATTTACCGATTTATTTAGGCTGCTGGATATAAGCAGATTTTCCAAAGCGGAGTTAAGTAGTCTTTATAATGTGGTCGAGCATAATGGCGTTGTTGAGAAAATTTCCTACACTCCTTACATGGATTACTTGCCTGTATCCAGTTTAAAGGTGAATATGATTACAATATCACTTATTCCTGTTGCGCTAGCCTTCATTTTCAGCTTAGTTACTTTGATCAGCTACCTTATTCGGATGCTTCTTTACACACTTAAAAAACGAGGGAATCCTCCAGCCCATTTTGATAAATATTATCTAGCTATTAATTTCGCAGGTGGGTTGCTCCTTCTTAATCTTTTTATCATCTTTACCAGACTTCCAAGTTATCCCGCTTATTCTTCGATACGCATTAATTTAGGGTTCAACTTACTTTATGTAGTTCTGGCAGTGGCGTATCTTGGTTTGCTCATTTACAAATTGCAGAAGAGCAGTTATGGCAAAAAGCAAAAGATGATGTACTTTATGTCTGGCATCTCGGCTACTATATTGGCTGTTTTTATTATGGGGTGGAATTTGTATGTTTAG
- a CDS encoding beta-galactosidase trimerization domain-containing protein — protein MRFRQVHLDFHTSEAIVPIGDRFDKRQFQDMLKLGHVDSITVFSKCHHGWAYHPSEANEIHPGLSFDLLAAQIEAAHEINVKTPVYLSAGLDEKLARRHPEWLIRDMNDRTNWAEGFMQPGYHQFCMNSPYLDILIEQIREVMLRYDVDGLFLDIVGVRKCYCHNCVDTIRRKGDDPRNEEAMKSLWESTYANYTTRVKETVESIKPGLPIFHNGGHINRGRRDLAAMNTHLELESLPTGGWGYDHFPLSARYVQTLGFEFLGMTGKFHTAWGEFGGYKHPNALRYETALSLANGAKCSIGDQLQPDGRMDPATYELIGTAYREVESKEAWCVNAVNVADVALLSLEATGVHPKAQEDASRNDSDAGAVRMLLEGNILFDVIDTEHDFSNYQVLILPDYVAVNDELKDKLDMFLQQGGKVLATGWSGLDQDGTSFAIDFGVRYVGVNPYRPDFFHPLFKPASLGEASFVMYTKGQKLELAGGTELGSRKDPYFNRDVFTFCSHQHTPSSDVYGGPGMVESASGIYLAWNVFEDYANQGSLILKETILYALNRLLPNKTLNTDLPAQGVTTLQDQKQEKRLVHHLLYASPVRRGKHIEVIEDIIPLYDVVVSIRTPHQVKNVYLAPQVQSIPFKWEKGSVSYTVPKFECHQMVVIDYE, from the coding sequence ATGCGATTCCGTCAAGTCCATCTGGATTTTCACACCTCGGAAGCCATTGTTCCCATTGGGGACCGTTTTGACAAAAGGCAGTTTCAAGACATGTTGAAGCTTGGACATGTTGACTCCATTACGGTGTTCTCCAAGTGCCATCATGGCTGGGCGTATCATCCTTCGGAGGCCAATGAGATTCATCCGGGGTTAAGCTTCGATTTGCTTGCGGCACAGATTGAGGCAGCCCATGAGATTAACGTAAAAACACCAGTGTACCTTTCGGCCGGTTTGGATGAAAAGCTAGCCCGCCGTCATCCCGAGTGGCTGATCCGTGACATGAATGATCGAACGAATTGGGCCGAAGGCTTCATGCAGCCAGGTTATCATCAGTTCTGCATGAACTCTCCTTATCTCGATATCCTGATCGAACAGATTCGGGAGGTTATGCTCCGATATGATGTAGACGGATTGTTTCTCGATATTGTGGGTGTACGCAAATGTTACTGTCATAACTGTGTGGATACCATACGGCGTAAGGGGGATGACCCCCGCAACGAGGAAGCGATGAAGAGCCTATGGGAGAGCACATATGCCAATTACACAACCAGGGTGAAGGAAACGGTGGAATCGATAAAACCAGGTCTGCCCATCTTCCATAACGGAGGACATATCAATCGCGGTCGTCGTGACCTGGCTGCAATGAATACCCATTTGGAACTGGAGTCACTGCCAACAGGCGGATGGGGTTATGACCATTTTCCTCTTTCGGCTAGGTACGTACAAACGCTCGGATTCGAATTTCTTGGCATGACCGGGAAATTTCATACGGCGTGGGGAGAATTCGGCGGATATAAACATCCAAACGCACTTCGGTATGAAACCGCTCTCAGTCTTGCAAATGGTGCAAAATGTTCGATTGGGGATCAGCTTCAGCCTGACGGCCGCATGGATCCGGCAACCTATGAATTGATCGGTACGGCTTATCGTGAAGTCGAAAGTAAGGAAGCTTGGTGCGTGAATGCTGTGAACGTTGCGGATGTAGCGTTGTTGTCCTTGGAAGCAACGGGTGTGCACCCCAAAGCCCAAGAAGACGCAAGTCGGAACGATTCGGATGCAGGGGCTGTACGCATGCTGCTGGAGGGCAATATCCTATTCGATGTGATTGATACGGAACATGATTTTTCGAATTATCAGGTGCTGATTTTACCGGATTATGTCGCGGTGAATGACGAGCTGAAGGATAAGCTGGACATGTTTTTGCAGCAGGGAGGTAAGGTTCTTGCCACAGGCTGGTCGGGTCTGGACCAGGACGGCACGTCCTTCGCCATTGATTTTGGAGTGAGATATGTGGGAGTGAATCCATACCGTCCGGACTTTTTTCATCCGTTGTTCAAGCCTGCGAGCCTGGGGGAAGCTTCCTTCGTCATGTATACAAAAGGCCAGAAGCTCGAACTTGCCGGCGGAACGGAGCTAGGAAGCAGGAAAGACCCGTATTTTAACCGCGATGTCTTTACCTTCTGTTCGCACCAGCATACGCCAAGCAGCGATGTTTATGGAGGACCGGGCATGGTAGAGAGCGCCAGCGGCATCTATCTGGCCTGGAACGTGTTCGAAGATTATGCGAACCAGGGGAGTCTGATCCTGAAGGAGACGATCCTGTATGCGCTGAACCGCCTCTTGCCTAATAAAACGCTAAACACCGATCTGCCTGCCCAGGGCGTAACCACCCTGCAGGATCAAAAGCAAGAGAAAAGGCTGGTCCATCATCTGCTGTATGCGTCCCCGGTCCGCCGTGGCAAACATATCGAAGTGATTGAGGATATCATCCCCCTATATGATGTTGTGGTGTCCATCCGGACTCCCCATCAAGTGAAGAATGTGTATTTGGCGCCGCAAGTCCAGTCCATTCCCTTTAAGTGGGAGAAGGGTTCGGTCAGCTACACCGTTCCGAAGTTTGAATGCCATCAGATGGTAGTTATCGATTACGAGTGA
- a CDS encoding glycoside hydrolase family 88 protein: MSTEGMQTTELQGKQRYIQAIEDILSKTLNNMDKFGTRFPHVSLNGNYILNDNDDWTDGFWSGILWLCYEYSNDERYRKAAEKAVASFRQRLEQHDSLDHHDIGFLYSLSAKAQWIITGDEGARKLALAAADVLMRRWRNTSDGSGYIQAWGAPDNEQEAGRIIIDCLLNLPLLYWASEQTGDSTYAEIAQIHAERTRRYIVRGDDSSYHTFFFDSKSGVPIGGATHQGYSNGSTWTRGQAWGVYGFALSYRYTGNKAFLETSKRMARYFLEHLPEDNVAYWDFNAPVAADTYRDSSASAIVAAGLTELISHLATGDPDRLYFEQMLATSMESLINNYATIGDDEAEGFLKHGSYHIHGGLSPDDYMIWGDYFYLEGLMRLAHGIPGYWYERSGK, encoded by the coding sequence ATGTCTACCGAGGGAATGCAAACAACGGAATTACAAGGAAAACAACGTTATATACAAGCCATTGAGGATATTCTATCTAAAACGCTAAACAATATGGATAAGTTTGGGACCCGGTTTCCCCATGTTAGTCTGAATGGAAACTATATTTTGAATGATAATGACGACTGGACAGATGGCTTCTGGTCGGGGATATTGTGGCTGTGCTATGAATATTCAAACGATGAACGCTACCGAAAGGCAGCAGAAAAGGCCGTAGCAAGTTTTCGCCAGCGGCTTGAGCAGCATGACTCCCTGGATCACCATGATATCGGATTCCTGTACAGCTTATCGGCCAAAGCCCAGTGGATCATCACTGGCGATGAAGGCGCTCGGAAGCTGGCTCTTGCTGCAGCTGATGTATTAATGAGACGTTGGCGGAATACGAGCGACGGCAGCGGTTATATTCAAGCTTGGGGAGCCCCAGATAACGAGCAAGAAGCTGGGAGAATTATTATCGATTGCCTACTTAATCTGCCGTTATTGTATTGGGCAAGTGAACAGACGGGTGATTCAACGTACGCCGAGATAGCACAGATCCACGCAGAGAGAACACGGCGTTATATCGTTAGAGGGGATGATAGTTCGTATCATACGTTTTTCTTCGATTCGAAGTCGGGTGTTCCTATCGGCGGCGCCACACATCAGGGCTACAGCAACGGTTCGACGTGGACGCGGGGTCAAGCTTGGGGTGTATACGGGTTTGCGCTATCCTATCGTTATACTGGAAATAAGGCATTTCTGGAGACTTCCAAGCGTATGGCTCGCTATTTCCTTGAGCATTTGCCTGAGGACAACGTTGCTTATTGGGACTTCAATGCTCCTGTGGCTGCGGATACTTACCGGGACAGTTCAGCCTCAGCGATCGTCGCTGCTGGACTGACGGAGCTCATCTCCCATTTGGCTACTGGTGATCCAGATCGTCTATATTTCGAGCAGATGCTGGCAACAAGCATGGAATCGCTAATCAACAACTATGCTACGATCGGTGACGATGAAGCAGAGGGCTTTCTTAAACATGGCTCATATCATATCCATGGCGGTTTATCCCCTGATGATTATATGATCTGGGGCGACTACTTTTACCTGGAAGGGTTAATGCGTCTTGCGCATGGTATTCCTGGTTATTGGTATGAGCGTAGCGGAAAATAA
- a CDS encoding AraC family transcriptional regulator, producing MNRKSHYLELGLEPDFIFRIEKCPLTHDFDVHQHDYSELVVILGGTATHIIEGREYPISAGQVFFIHGNVSHGYKDVDHIQYVNVMFHPDQMSQLQELKLMAGFQALFYFEPFYRKEMNFKGMLTLNDEQLRQVTGLLDVILDEHDQRPEGYRMLIRSYFTALMGVLSRYYVANNGWPQNKALRIAESITYLEEHFQEPLNLDMLAERAYLSKRQFLREFARNFQTTPMDYVIRRRLDYSCTLLRNPNLSILQVAQESGFRDQNYYARQFKKIYLCTPTEYRDKYI from the coding sequence ATGAATAGAAAAAGCCATTACCTGGAACTGGGGCTGGAACCGGATTTTATTTTTCGCATTGAGAAGTGCCCTCTAACTCATGATTTTGATGTCCACCAGCATGACTATTCCGAGCTCGTTGTCATTCTTGGAGGTACCGCAACTCACATTATCGAAGGAAGGGAGTATCCGATCTCTGCCGGGCAGGTGTTCTTCATCCATGGCAATGTGTCCCACGGCTATAAAGACGTGGATCATATTCAGTACGTCAACGTCATGTTTCACCCTGACCAGATGTCTCAGCTGCAGGAACTGAAGCTGATGGCGGGCTTCCAGGCATTATTTTATTTCGAGCCGTTCTACCGGAAGGAAATGAACTTCAAAGGAATGCTTACCCTGAATGATGAACAGTTGCGGCAGGTCACCGGTCTGCTGGATGTCATTCTGGATGAGCATGATCAGCGGCCAGAAGGTTACCGAATGCTGATCCGCTCCTACTTTACAGCACTAATGGGTGTGCTCTCCCGCTATTATGTGGCGAACAACGGGTGGCCTCAGAATAAAGCGCTGCGAATCGCCGAGTCCATTACGTATCTGGAGGAACACTTTCAGGAGCCGCTCAATCTGGATATGCTCGCGGAAAGGGCGTATTTGTCCAAAAGGCAGTTTCTTCGCGAGTTCGCAAGGAACTTCCAAACGACGCCCATGGACTATGTGATCCGGCGGAGACTGGATTATTCCTGTACGCTGCTGCGTAATCCCAACCTGTCCATTTTGCAAGTGGCTCAAGAGAGCGGATTCCGTGACCAGAATTATTACGCCCGCCAGTTCAAGAAGATTTACCTGTGTACGCCTACGGAATACCGGGACAAATACATCTAA
- a CDS encoding polysaccharide deacetylase family protein: MRIRYDRFPGGVHKAITLSFDDGQIHDRRLVGKFNEYGLKGTFHLNSGTLGKEGFLTREEIRPLFTGLEVSAHTVSHPFLEQSPVEQMVQEITEDRKGLEALVGYPVRGMSYPFGTYNDQLVSLLPSLGIEYARTAANEFGFNMPSDFLRWHPTCHYRQMVEYAQQLLALKQRHTKMALLYVWGHSYEFEKDNNWELIDRFGELVAGNENIWFATNAEIVSYMHALRQLRFSANYRIVHNPSAQSVWVSVETDVVELAAGQLTELG; encoded by the coding sequence ATGAGAATTCGCTATGATCGCTTTCCGGGTGGGGTGCACAAGGCCATCACTCTGAGTTTTGATGATGGACAGATTCATGACAGGAGACTGGTCGGGAAGTTTAATGAATATGGTCTCAAAGGCACGTTTCACCTAAACAGCGGTACGCTCGGAAAAGAGGGATTTCTTACACGGGAGGAGATACGTCCCCTGTTCACAGGGCTTGAAGTATCTGCACATACCGTCAGCCATCCTTTTCTCGAACAGTCCCCGGTCGAACAAATGGTTCAGGAAATCACGGAGGACCGAAAGGGACTGGAAGCTCTGGTTGGTTATCCTGTGCGTGGGATGAGCTATCCTTTTGGTACATATAACGACCAGCTTGTCTCGCTGCTGCCTTCACTCGGGATAGAGTATGCCCGGACAGCAGCAAACGAGTTCGGGTTCAATATGCCTTCAGACTTCCTGAGATGGCATCCGACCTGCCATTATCGGCAAATGGTGGAGTACGCGCAGCAGTTACTCGCTTTAAAACAGAGGCATACCAAGATGGCTTTGCTGTATGTGTGGGGGCACAGCTATGAATTTGAGAAGGACAACAACTGGGAGCTGATCGATCGATTTGGAGAACTCGTTGCCGGAAACGAAAACATCTGGTTTGCTACGAATGCTGAAATCGTTTCGTATATGCATGCATTGCGGCAGCTCCGATTCTCGGCAAATTACCGGATCGTCCATAATCCATCTGCACAAAGTGTATGGGTAAGCGTGGAAACGGACGTCGTAGAGCTTGCGGCAGGCCAATTGACCGAGCTCGGTTGA
- a CDS encoding serine hydrolase domain-containing protein, whose amino-acid sequence MDFKPLSIFIDRLTDWRIPWAEVLVLHRNQEVFCYRSGYADLEQRIPIHDRHIIRLYSLTKILTCTAALQMVEKGALLLNDPLSDYLPEYGEMAVKVTLPSGEMVLEKAQRAIRVRDLFTMSAGLSYDIRSPSIREVVRRTSGRAPTREVAAAIAEEPLLFEPGARWSYSLSHDVLAALVEAVDGRRFGAYVRDEITGPLGMRDTGFDVSEEKQSRLAPQYEYSESIGKPIPKEGNDYRIGSEYESGGAGLFSTVNDYAVFLNTLTHQGTSPEGVRILSPETVDLMRTDHLTEATRSHFTWSQLAGYGYGLGVRTHCSKQTSGSLSPLGEFGWSGAAGALAIMDPSSQLTVMYAQHMLNNQEPYVHPRLRNLVYACLNHR is encoded by the coding sequence ATGGACTTCAAACCGCTATCCATATTTATCGACCGCTTAACGGATTGGCGTATTCCATGGGCAGAGGTTTTGGTTCTGCACCGCAATCAAGAGGTCTTCTGCTACCGCAGCGGCTATGCTGACTTGGAACAACGTATTCCCATCCACGACAGGCACATCATTCGGCTGTATTCGCTGACCAAAATTCTGACCTGTACGGCAGCCCTTCAGATGGTAGAAAAGGGAGCACTCCTGTTAAATGACCCGTTGTCGGACTATCTTCCTGAATATGGCGAGATGGCGGTGAAGGTGACCTTGCCGAGCGGTGAAATGGTATTGGAAAAAGCCCAGAGAGCGATCCGGGTACGGGATCTCTTTACCATGTCGGCCGGGCTCTCTTATGATATCCGTTCCCCTTCGATCCGGGAAGTCGTAAGACGCACAAGCGGAAGAGCGCCAACCCGCGAAGTAGCGGCGGCCATCGCCGAAGAACCACTGTTGTTCGAACCGGGGGCGAGGTGGAGCTACAGTTTAAGCCATGACGTTCTTGCCGCCTTGGTCGAAGCCGTGGACGGAAGACGGTTTGGCGCCTATGTTCGGGATGAAATTACTGGCCCGCTCGGGATGCGTGATACCGGCTTCGATGTATCGGAAGAGAAACAAAGCCGTTTGGCTCCACAGTATGAATATAGCGAGTCAATAGGCAAACCTATTCCCAAGGAGGGGAACGATTACCGGATCGGTTCGGAATATGAGAGCGGTGGTGCCGGGTTATTCTCTACGGTGAATGATTACGCCGTCTTTCTGAATACGCTTACCCATCAAGGAACAAGCCCCGAAGGCGTTCGAATCCTGTCTCCCGAGACGGTGGACCTCATGAGAACGGATCATTTGACAGAGGCAACCCGCAGTCATTTCACGTGGTCGCAGCTTGCGGGGTATGGATACGGGCTCGGTGTTCGCACCCATTGTTCCAAGCAGACCAGCGGGTCGCTCAGTCCGCTTGGTGAATTTGGCTGGAGCGGCGCAGCCGGTGCTCTGGCGATCATGGACCCGTCTTCTCAGCTGACCGTCATGTATGCGCAGCATATGTTGAACAATCAAGAGCCCTATGTGCATCCACGCTTGAGAAATCTCGTATACGCATGCTTGAACCATCGTTAG
- a CDS encoding serine hydrolase domain-containing protein, with product MQRTCQKVRSFHTVNKVIACVLSLVLVIIACAVPVYAEEEQIQTTPSRIPLTELEETIDSYVATNQKNTAAVSIVAVKNGETIFNKAYGYADVEQQIKADNSTVFEWGSVTKLLVWTSVMQLVEQGKLDLDTDIQEYLPKGFFKKLEYDTPITLLDLMNHQAGWEDRMIDLWYQSDNQVMDLGETLQKFEPKQIYEPSSVLAYSNYGAAMAAYIVEVQGGQPFYEYVNEHIFKPLDMKETTIHPSHQDRPDLVQRRDQIQGYTANVELIPKTKVYMNIYPAGGAMGTAEDAAKFLAALMPINHGHLLFKNKETLNEMLSTSLYYDGTSIPRIAHGFIEVEYWTPALEHGGNTLGFSNKLVFDPKSNFGLVVMTNQFEEEVYCFGLVQKLFGNNYRTSAVTSGNDGYYLTTRRSGSGFTKFYAYLLMEKYSTFELSNFTNVVEKDGIVEKVSFTYNDYVRVTSSTLVLISATFIALAVAIVFNLRAIIGYLFRLSRYRSKQWERPGTGFDKYHVAINIAGLAFVLNTIVLGMRAVSLDSSYSSLRIHLIFNLIYVILAIAYLVLLIYKLWKTNYSKKRKAVYITSGVSALLFAAFIVGWELYF from the coding sequence ATGCAGAGAACTTGCCAGAAAGTTCGTAGTTTTCACACGGTAAATAAAGTAATTGCATGTGTTCTGTCACTCGTACTCGTCATTATCGCATGTGCGGTACCTGTCTACGCGGAAGAAGAACAAATACAGACTACACCATCCAGGATTCCTTTAACAGAGTTAGAGGAAACCATTGATTCTTATGTAGCTACAAATCAGAAAAATACCGCTGCCGTTTCGATTGTGGCTGTCAAGAATGGTGAAACGATTTTTAATAAGGCCTATGGATATGCAGATGTTGAACAACAGATAAAGGCGGATAACTCTACTGTTTTTGAATGGGGTTCAGTCACTAAACTGTTGGTCTGGACGAGTGTCATGCAGCTTGTCGAGCAGGGAAAGCTTGATCTGGATACCGATATTCAGGAATATCTGCCAAAAGGTTTTTTTAAGAAGTTGGAATATGATACCCCCATTACGCTATTAGACCTCATGAATCACCAAGCGGGTTGGGAGGATAGAATGATTGATCTATGGTATCAATCTGATAATCAAGTTATGGATCTAGGAGAAACGTTGCAGAAATTTGAACCAAAACAGATTTATGAACCAAGTAGCGTATTGGCTTATTCAAACTATGGTGCTGCTATGGCTGCCTACATCGTAGAAGTGCAAGGCGGACAACCTTTTTACGAATATGTTAATGAACATATATTTAAACCACTGGATATGAAAGAAACTACGATTCATCCGTCACATCAAGATCGTCCAGACCTCGTGCAGAGAAGAGATCAGATTCAAGGGTATACGGCTAATGTGGAACTCATCCCCAAGACCAAAGTATACATGAACATATATCCTGCAGGAGGTGCCATGGGCACAGCAGAAGATGCAGCAAAATTCCTTGCGGCTCTGATGCCGATCAATCATGGTCATTTATTATTTAAGAACAAAGAAACCTTAAACGAAATGCTGTCAACCAGTCTATATTATGATGGAACTTCTATCCCTCGAATTGCACATGGTTTCATTGAGGTAGAGTACTGGACCCCTGCACTGGAACACGGCGGAAATACATTGGGATTTTCGAATAAATTGGTCTTTGACCCCAAATCTAATTTTGGGTTAGTGGTAATGACCAACCAGTTTGAAGAAGAAGTTTATTGTTTTGGTCTTGTCCAGAAATTATTCGGAAACAATTACAGAACTAGCGCTGTTACCTCCGGAAATGATGGATATTATCTCACTACACGACGTTCGGGTTCTGGATTCACTAAGTTCTATGCGTATCTTTTAATGGAAAAGTATTCAACATTTGAGCTTAGTAACTTCACCAATGTTGTTGAGAAGGATGGAATCGTTGAGAAAGTCTCTTTTACATACAATGATTATGTACGTGTAACCAGTTCAACGTTGGTCTTGATCAGCGCCACTTTTATAGCTCTTGCCGTAGCCATCGTATTCAATTTGAGAGCTATTATTGGCTATTTGTTCCGGTTATCCAGATACAGATCAAAACAATGGGAAAGACCCGGGACAGGGTTTGATAAATATCACGTTGCCATTAATATTGCTGGTCTGGCATTCGTACTGAATACTATAGTATTAGGCATGCGGGCAGTGAGCTTAGACTCCTCCTATTCTTCATTACGTATCCATCTTATCTTCAATTTAATATATGTGATTCTAGCTATAGCATATCTTGTTTTGCTGATCTACAAACTCTGGAAGACAAATTACAGCAAAAAGCGGAAGGCTGTATACATCACGTCTGGCGTGTCAGCGTTACTGTTTGCTGCTTTCATTGTGGGATGGGAGTTATATTTTTAG
- a CDS encoding helix-turn-helix transcriptional regulator: MNCLELTIPPLPQLVTIGHSIWNPGQQHLSRSFNLYDMLFVMKGTLYMTEDDVPFEITAGSLLVLEPNRLHVGHRPCEEETEIYWLHLAHSEPVRTMDSGQIPWSTPFTKGSNLDVTPHRQVMYIPKFTSLHTPSILPFLQRMMELHLSLSPATSLPLQGQLAGLLTELQSAMRLQYAPRSRILCDQTITYLEQHITRPFDAKHMEETLHFHVDYLSRCLKKYTGLSPLQYLHELQMNKAKSLLENTSLPVSEIGVLIGIENANYFIRLFRKKLGMTPGQYRSTRLGRT; the protein is encoded by the coding sequence ATGAATTGTCTTGAGCTAACCATCCCCCCACTTCCGCAATTAGTGACGATTGGTCACTCCATCTGGAACCCGGGGCAGCAGCACCTGAGCCGTTCGTTTAACTTGTATGACATGCTCTTTGTAATGAAGGGCACCTTGTACATGACGGAAGATGATGTGCCATTCGAAATCACAGCAGGTTCCTTGCTTGTGCTTGAGCCGAACCGTCTGCATGTCGGACATCGCCCTTGCGAGGAAGAAACCGAAATATACTGGCTCCACTTGGCCCACTCTGAGCCTGTCCGAACGATGGACAGCGGACAAATTCCATGGTCGACTCCCTTCACAAAAGGCTCCAACCTGGATGTCACTCCGCACCGGCAGGTCATGTACATTCCCAAATTCACAAGCCTGCACACCCCAAGCATTCTTCCCTTCCTGCAGCGAATGATGGAGCTTCACCTAAGCTTGTCGCCCGCAACATCCTTGCCGCTGCAGGGGCAGCTCGCTGGCTTGTTGACCGAATTGCAGTCGGCTATGCGCCTGCAATATGCTCCCCGCTCGAGAATACTGTGTGATCAAACGATAACCTATCTCGAACAGCATATTACCCGTCCCTTCGATGCGAAGCATATGGAAGAAACGCTTCATTTCCATGTGGACTATCTCTCCCGCTGCCTGAAGAAATACACAGGGCTGAGTCCCCTTCAATACCTGCACGAGCTGCAGATGAATAAAGCTAAATCTCTTTTGGAAAATACGAGCCTTCCCGTATCCGAGATCGGTGTGCTGATCGGGATTGAGAACGCCAATTATTTTATTCGCTTATTCCGAAAAAAACTGGGAATGACACCCGGTCAATATCGAAGCACCCGCTTGGGCCGCACATGA